In Candida orthopsilosis Co 90-125, chromosome 6 draft sequence, the following are encoded in one genomic region:
- a CDS encoding Wsc2 protein (cell wall integrity and stress response protein): MLPRHKLLVLLSFLSSSSLADNWSSLGCYKSSSLSNLESKGYYIWQSSGHCEQECSGKRIAALINGSQCYCGDSDPSSDSDDDSNCDTSCQGYGTEKCGGSGYYTVYVNADVDSEDVQSSSSSSSSSTSTSSTSSSSTSSSTSSSSSSSSSSQQQQTSTIKETTTARPSTSSDDETSETSATSSQEPETTIQVASSVQPTTIVSTVINSADTKSQSVIYRTVIESPSSQSSPSTTSSPSSTSTSNTSSQALDASRTASSIPSASSSEASNSNKDKGTSGGVIAGAVVGSVAGVAVIAGLLFAFCWFRRRKQDDDDVDDQFTLSGPKAEMSEVGTPSPPPTSDPNPFLLASGYNYFDTSQQQQFPNGPGRSPSLQQTPRQYNNNTPFHGSSHGGSGNSATGVFGHKPNSSSSGTSGGGGDHSLGSHQDDFAFYDYNNGGDGSLHHNNSLSQPNAPSSSQQQQQQQQPSTHQFQFLNANSPEPEFGRRKLSNGSLPDMIAREPGSLKVVNN; the protein is encoded by the coding sequence aTGCTACCTAGACATAaacttcttgttcttctaTCTTTCCTCAGCTCTAGCTCCCTTGCTGATAACTGGTCAAGTTTAGGTTGTTACAAAAGTTCATCTTTATCGAATCTAGAATCCAAAGGTTATTATATATGGCAATCATCAGGTCATTGTGAGCAAGAATGTTCAGGAAAAAGAATAGCAGCTCTTATTAATGGTAGTCAATGTTATTGTGGTGATTCTGATCCTTCACTGGattcagatgatgattcaaattgtgaTACTTCTTGTCAAGGATATGGTACGGAAAAGTGTGGTGGAAGTGGATATTACACCGTCTATGTCAATGCAGATGTTGATAGTGAAGACGTTCAACTGAGTAGTAGCTCGAGTCTGTCACTGACTAGTACATCATCCacatcgtcatcttcaacttcatcaagCACATCTTCATCCAGTTCTTCATCCTCGTCgtcacaacaacaacaaactaGTACTATAAAGGAAACAACCACCGCACGaccatcaacttcatctgATGACGAAACTTCTGAAACATCAGCCACTTCTTCACAAGAACcagaaacaacaatacaagTAGCGTCTTCAGTACAACCAACAACTATTGTATCTACAGTCATAAACTCGGCGGACACTAAACTGCAATCAGTGATTTATAGAACAGTTATTgaatcaccatcatcacaATCATCGCCATCAACCACTTCATCGCCATCATCCacatcaacttcaaacaCATCGTCACAAGCGCTTGATGCATCACGAACTGCATCATCGATACCTTcagcttcatcatcagaagcttcaaattcaaacaaggACAAGGGAACTTCTGGAGGTGTCATTGCTGGTGCCGTGGTTGGATCAGTAGCAGGTGTGGCTGTCATTGCTGGGTTACTTTTTGCGTTTTGTTGGTTCAGACGTAGAAAACAAGATGACGACGATGTTGATGATCAATTTACACTATCCGGACCTAAAGCAGAAATGTCAGAAGTTGGTACgccatcaccaccaccaactcTGGATCCTAATCCATTCTTATTAGCTAGTGGTTACAACTACTTTGATACctcacaacaacaacaatttcccAACGGTCCAGGAAGATCACCCTcacttcaacaaactccaagacaatacaacaataataCCCCATTCCATGGATCGTCTCACGGTGGGAGTGGAAATAGTGCAACGGGAGTATTTGGCCACAAACCAAATTCAAGTTCAAGTGGAACCAGCGGTGGTGGAGGTGACCACTCACTAGGGTCACATCAAGATGATTTCGCCTTTTACGATTATAATAATGGAGGAGATGGAAGCCTACATCATAATAATAGTCTATCACAACCAAATGCACCGTCatcatcacaacaacagcaacaacaacaacaaccatcGACtcatcaattccaattcctTAATGCAAACTCACCAGAACCAGAATTCGGTAGGAGGAAATTGAGTAACGGGTCGCTACCTGATATGATAGCTAGAGAACCAGGATCATTGAAGGTGGTTAATAATTGA
- a CDS encoding Asg7 protein, whose protein sequence is MPMAFCMVESGVKVEGFGYLEDTWVEEEFARCECELCEYWRRGRRHRLGTLAIGIVLPVIWFFESFHLLRRLCTDPVLRATNRVSMYYTGDSHMDYHNRTRDELWSWLGHDTIAILIEILMVVVLVISVQAGPMDGTFLIK, encoded by the coding sequence ATGCCAATGGCATTCTGCATGGTTGAATCTGGTGTGAAAGTGGAAGGGTTTGGGTACTTGGAGGATACATGGGTAGAGGAGGAGTTTGCTAGGTGCGAATGTGAGTTGTGCGAGTATTGGAGACGCGGAAGAAGACATCGTCTTGGAACATTAGCCATTGGGATAGTCTTGCCGGTAATATGGTTTTTTGAGCTGTTTCACTTGCTACGTCGGTTGTGTACCGACCCTGTGTTAAGAGCGACCAATCGTGTCTCGATGTATTATACAGGAGATAGTCATATGGATTACCACAACAGAACAAGAGACGAATTATGGTCTTGGTTGGGTCATGATACGATAGCAATACTTATTGAGATattgatggtggtggtgttggtCATATCTGTTCAAGCAGGGCCAATGGATGGAACTTTTCTCATTAAGTAG